Proteins from one Solenopsis invicta isolate M01_SB chromosome 11, UNIL_Sinv_3.0, whole genome shotgun sequence genomic window:
- the LOC105194667 gene encoding peptidyl-prolyl cis-trans isomerase, rhodopsin-specific isozyme isoform X2, with translation MKCLLMITVLMAIAMTIETKTFIVTDQVYFDIIIDNNPVGRIVIGLFGNIAPKTVKNFITFATTGIAGKKYAGTRFHRVIKRFMIQGGDVENGDGTGSISIYGKYFDDETFEVKHSGPLIISMANGGKNTNGCQFFITTIPTPWLDDHYTAFGKVISGEDVVFKIEQTKTDSDDIPFVPIIIYESGILPTVPFTISDNPYDVWAWIKATCVPLGFSFSIIAVFHYMMKQMDI, from the exons ATGAAGTGCCTATTGATGATCACAGTTCTCATGGCTATTGCCATGACCATCGAG ACGAAAACATTCATAGTTACTGACCAAGTATACTTCgatattataattgataataatccAGTTGGTAGGATTGTTATTGGCCTGTTTGGTAATATTGCGCCAAAAACGGTGAAAAACTTCATCACTTTTGCTACTACTGGTATAGCTGGAAAAAAGTATGCAGGAACCAGATTCCATCGTGTGATAAAGAGGTTTATGATTCAAG GTGGTGACGTCGAAAATGGAGATGGGACTGGTTCAATTAGTATTTATGGCAAATATTTCGATGACGAAACTTTTGAAGTAAAGCACAGTGGACCATTGATCATCAGCATGGCAAATGGTGGGAAGAACACCAACGgttgtcaattttttattactaccaTACCAACTCCTTGGCTAGATGATCATTATACAGCGTTtggaaaa gtcATTAGCGGTGAGGATGTGGTCTTCAAGATCGAGCAGACTAAAACAGATAGCGACGACATTCCATTCGTGCCTATAATAATCTACGAAAGCGGGATTCTTCCAACGGTTCCCTTTACTATATCAGATAATCCTTATGA TGTATGGGCGTGGATTAAGGCGACCTGTGTACCGTTGGGATTTAGCTTCTCGATAATCGCGGTTTTCCATTACATGATGAAACAAATGGATATCTAA
- the LOC105194706 gene encoding transmembrane protease serine 9, with the protein MFLKAVVFSVLFAMAVAERPRVGLRMPPVFPPFPGKFRPHLPQVVGGEEAPVGSYPHIASLQLFGSHFCAGSILNERWIVTAGHCVQAVPSADLITVKVGKHDTSIRESSEQAVDVKQGIVHEQYQGGVGPYDIALLELASPIKLNDRVQPIALPEAESDPANGSEGWLCGWGSTSTTNWPVYPDKLQHVQVEYVDRPTCHDAVERLTGSSPVHETNVCTGPMTGGISACSGDSGGPLITRDGQKAVLTGIVSWGIVPCGSKGAPSVYTRVSKFNDWIAQKTGNYYTQQNEYKMPICWKLSNIEMVPKAIVLFALLAVAIAERPKVGLRLPSFFTPGRSISPQIFGGEPAPEGAYPFIVSLQVYGQHFCAGSILNKYWILTAGHCVQAVPSADMITVKAGKHNIFSSEASEQSIEASQGIVHENFGGNVGPYDIALLKLQSALEFTDRIQPIELAPAESEPTGEAWLCGWGSTENADTPKVLQHVKMEYVDRQTCHDAIERLTGDSPVHETNVCTGPMYDGISACSGDSGGPLFSRNGNTAIQTGIVSWGIFPCATDGAPSVFTKVSKFNDWIKQQFNTYS; encoded by the exons TGGTCGGAGGTGAAGAAGCTCCGGTAGGAAGTTATCCACACATAGCATCTCTTCAACTGTTCGGCAGTCACTTTTGCGCCGGATCCATCTTGAACGAACGATGGATCGTAACAGCAGGACACTGTGTTCAAGCAGTTCCTTCTGCAGATCTTATTACCGTCAAAGTTGGCAAGCACGATACTAGTATTAGAGAGAGCTCTGAACAAGCGGTTGATGTGAAACAGGGTATCGTACACGAACAGTACCAAGG tgGTGTTGGCCCATATGACATTGCTCTGCTTGAGCTTGCATCTCCAATAAAGTTGAACGACAGAGTACAACCCATCGCATTGCCAGAAGCAGAAAGTGATCCAGCGAATGGTTCAGAGGGATGGCTTTGTGGATGGGGCTCCACCTCGACTACCAATTGGCCAGTATATCCGGATAAACTTCAGCATGTTCAAGTGGAGTATGTCGATCGTCCAACTTGCCACGATGCCGTTGAACGCTTAACAGGATCTTCTCCCGTTCATGAAACCAATGTCTGCACCGGTCCAATGACTGGTGGAATCTCGGCATGTAGT GGTGACTCCGGTGGTCCTCTAATCACGCGTGACGGACAAAAAGCAGTGCTCACTGGAATAGTATCTTGGGGTATTGTTCCATGCGGTAGTAAAGGTGCTCCATCTGTTTACACCAGAGTATCGAAATTCAACGATTGGATCGCGCAGAAAACcggcaattat TATACGCAACAAAATGAGTATAAAATGCCAATTTGTTGGAAACTGTCAAACATCGAAATGGTTCCCAAAGCAATTGTGTTGTTTGCTCTCCTAGCGGTGGCGATCGCCG aGAGGCCCAAAGTCGGTCTCCGGCTACCATCATTCTTTACGCCTGGTCGATCAATTTCACCTCAAATATTCGGAGGTGAACCTGCACCAGAAGGAGCCTATCCGTTCATAGTTTCTCTTCAAGTTTACGGCCAACATTTCTGCGCTGGatcaattttaaacaaatactgGATCCTAACAGCAGGGCACTGTGTTCAGGCAGTTCCTTCTGCGGACATGATTACTGTTAAGGCTGGAAAACACAACATATTCTCTAGTGAGGCTTCTGAACAGTCGATCGAAGCGTCACAAGGCATCGTACATGAAAACTTTGGAGG TAACGTTGGCCCATATGACATTGCCTTGCTTAAGCTTCAGTCTGCATTGGAGTTCACGGACAGAATACAACCCATCGAATTGGCACCAGCAGAAAGTGAGCCAACTGGAGAAGCATGGCTTTGTGGATGGGGCTCCACTGAGAATGCTGATACGCCAAAAGTACTTCAGCATGTTAAAATGGAATACGTCGATCGTCAAACTTGCCACGATGCCATCGAACGCTTGACAGGAGATTCTCCTGTTCACGAAACCAATGTATGCACTGGGCCAATGTACGATGGAATTTCCGCATGCAGC GGTGATTCCGGTGGTCCTCTATTCTCACGAAATGGAAATACAGCGATACAAACTGGAATAGTATCTTGGGGTATTTTCCCATGTGCTACTGACGGTGCGCCATCCGTGTTCACTAAGGTATCCAAATTCAACGACTGGATTAAGCAGCAATTTAATACTTATAGTTAA
- the LOC105194667 gene encoding peptidyl-prolyl cis-trans isomerase, rhodopsin-specific isozyme isoform X1: MKCLLMITVLMAIAMTIEIIEGDQHRYTKTFIVTDQVYFDIIIDNNPVGRIVIGLFGNIAPKTVKNFITFATTGIAGKKYAGTRFHRVIKRFMIQGGDVENGDGTGSISIYGKYFDDETFEVKHSGPLIISMANGGKNTNGCQFFITTIPTPWLDDHYTAFGKVISGEDVVFKIEQTKTDSDDIPFVPIIIYESGILPTVPFTISDNPYDVWAWIKATCVPLGFSFSIIAVFHYMMKQMDI, translated from the exons ATGAAGTGCCTATTGATGATCACAGTTCTCATGGCTATTGCCATGACCATCGAG atcATCGAAGGCGATCAGCATCGCTAC ACGAAAACATTCATAGTTACTGACCAAGTATACTTCgatattataattgataataatccAGTTGGTAGGATTGTTATTGGCCTGTTTGGTAATATTGCGCCAAAAACGGTGAAAAACTTCATCACTTTTGCTACTACTGGTATAGCTGGAAAAAAGTATGCAGGAACCAGATTCCATCGTGTGATAAAGAGGTTTATGATTCAAG GTGGTGACGTCGAAAATGGAGATGGGACTGGTTCAATTAGTATTTATGGCAAATATTTCGATGACGAAACTTTTGAAGTAAAGCACAGTGGACCATTGATCATCAGCATGGCAAATGGTGGGAAGAACACCAACGgttgtcaattttttattactaccaTACCAACTCCTTGGCTAGATGATCATTATACAGCGTTtggaaaa gtcATTAGCGGTGAGGATGTGGTCTTCAAGATCGAGCAGACTAAAACAGATAGCGACGACATTCCATTCGTGCCTATAATAATCTACGAAAGCGGGATTCTTCCAACGGTTCCCTTTACTATATCAGATAATCCTTATGA TGTATGGGCGTGGATTAAGGCGACCTGTGTACCGTTGGGATTTAGCTTCTCGATAATCGCGGTTTTCCATTACATGATGAAACAAATGGATATCTAA
- the LOC105194705 gene encoding carboxypeptidase B translates to MSNREEVRKGHMKWVMWTTIAIVVFVVDVNSVSTNSEFEEFVAYNQNFEHNETYERNYAKRVNYDGDQVLRIYKHNDSVNDLVEQYHEHGSYSIWSNQPSIADIFVRSHMLDNVKSTLAYSKINYDVLIDNVEKAIAEENVPLTMEMQAELEGRKGHRMEWSSYHRLDDILGYLDYLADTYPEVCSVQTIGQSVEGRPLKVLRISNGRTNAPAIWIDGGIHAREWISPASVTYIIDYLVENSDNLQIDYYILPVVNPDGYEHTFLSDRLWRKNKRKGYNCMGVDLNRNFGYRWGGKGTSRNMCSEIYAGNKAFSEPESDAIRNFFDASLANFKAFLTFHSYGQYILYPWGYDQRLPPDYIDLDTVGRNAAKAMKEATDGNTVYTVGNSAITLYPAAGGSEDFAKAMSKIKYSYTIELRDSGKYGFILPSRYIIPTAKEALAAVQVVADAIIKS, encoded by the exons ATGAGTAACAGAGAAGAAGTACGAAAAGGGCATATGAAATGGGTGATGTGGACGACGATAGCAATCGTTGTCTTCGTTGTTGATGTAAATTCCGTTTCAACAAATTCTGAGTTTGAAGAATTCGTGgcttataatcaaaattttgaacACAATGAAACATATGAAAGGAATTATGCGAAACGAGTCAATTACGATGGAGATCAAGTATTGAGGATCTACAAGCATAACGATTCGGTGAACGATTTAGTGGAGCAATACCATGAGCACGGTT CATATTCGATATGGTCGAATCAACCGTCGATCGCGGATATTTTCGTACGGAGTCATATGCTTGATAACGTTAAATCGACATTGgcatattcaaaaataaattatgacgtTCTGATCGACAATGTGGAAAAAGCGATCGCAGAAGAGAATGTTCCTCTCACCATGGAGATGCAAGCTGAACTTGAAGGGCGCAAAG GTCATCGAATGGAATGGAGCAGTTATCATCGCCTGGATGACATTCTTGGCTACTTGGATTATCTCGCGGACACTTATCCCGAAGTTTGTTCGGTTCAGACTATCGGTCAATCCGTCGAAGGTCGACCTCTCAAG GTTCTAAGAATTAGCAATGGTAGAACGAATGCACCTGCAATATGGATCGATGGCGGCATTCATGCCAGGGAATGGATTTCACCGGCGTCTGTGACTTACATTATCGATTATCTGGTTGAAAACAGTGATAATCTACAAATTGATTATTACATTCTACCAGTTGTCAATCCGGATGGATACGAGCATACCTTCCTTTCCGATCGTTTGTGGAGAAAGAACAAAAGGAAAGGCTACAATTGCATGGGTGTAGATTTAAATAGAAACTTTGGTTATCGTTGGGGTGGAAAGGGGACCAGCAGAAATATGTGTTCTGAGATTTACGCAGGCAATAAAGCATTCTCCGAGCCAGAAAGCGATGCTATTCGAAACTTCTTCGATGCCAGCTTAGCAAATTTCAAG gcatttttaacttttcattcGTACGGTCAATATATTCTATACCCCTGGGGATATGACCAGCGTTTACCGCCTGATTACATCGATCTTGATACAGTAGGACGTAACGCAGCTAAAGCTATGAAAGAAGCTACAGATGGTAATACTGTGTACACCGTGGGGAACAGTGCAATAACGTTGTACCCTGCCGCTGGTGGTTCTGAAGACTTTGCAAAAGCAATGTCTAAGATCAAATattcatataccattgaattgcGAGACTCTGGTAAATATGGCTTCATACTTCCGTCTCGTTACATTATTCCGACTGCGAAAGAAGCGCTTGCCGCGGTGCAGGTGGTTGCGGATGCCATCATAAAATCTTAA